GCCGTCGGCAGCAGCCTGCAGGTCCAGCCCGCCGCCGGGCTCGCCGGCGTCGCCGCCGACCACGGGGCCCGGCTGATCATCGTCAACGCCGAGCCGACGCCGTACGACGACCGCGCCGACGACGTCGTACGGGAACCCATCGGCACGGCGCTGCCGAAGCTGCTGCGCGAACTCGCCGGGTAGAAAAGCCGGTGCGGGAATTCGCTGAGTAGATCAGAATCCGTGCCATGACTTCTGCGATCCGCCATGTGACGATCGACTCCGCCGACGCCTACCGCCTGGCCGGCTTCTGGTCCCAGGTGCTGGGCCTGCCCGTCCACGAGGACGACAAGCCCGGCGACGAGGACGTGCTGATCGAGGGCGCGGGTCTGCTGTTCGTCACCGTCCCGGAGCCCAAGACGGTCAAGAACCGGGTGCATGTGGACCTTCAGCCGCAGGACCGCACCCGTGACGAGGAGGTCGAGCGGCTTGTGGCCATCGGCGCCACGCTGGTCGACGACCGCCGCACCCCGGACGGCAGGGGCTGGGCGGTCCTCGCCGATCCGGAGGGCAACGAGTTCTGCGTGGAACGCGGTGCGGCGGAGCGGGCCGGCTGAGCCGACGGGTTCAGAACAGCGCCGCTCCGCTCTCGAAGTCCAGCAGCCGCTTCTTGCGGTCCAGGCCGCCGCCGTACCCGGTGAGGCTGCCGCTCGCGCCGACGACGCGGTGGCAGGGGACGATGATGCCGATCGGGTTCCTGCCGTTGGCGAGGCCGACCGCGCGGGAGGCGGCGGGGTTGCCGAGGGCGTCGGCCAGTTGGCCGTAGGAGCGGGTCTCGCCATAGGGGATGTGGCGCAGCCGGTCCCAGACGCGGCGCTGGAACTCGGTTCCGTTCAGCCGCAGTTCGAGGGTGAACTCCTTCAACTCGCCCGCGAAGTAGGCCTCCAGCTGGTCGATCGCCGCACCGAAGGGCCTCTCGTCTCGCTCGCCGAAGGTCTCCTCGGGTGGTCGGTGGCGCTGTTCGGTCATGTAGAGGCCGCTCAGGACGCCGTCCTCGGCGACGAGGGTCAGGGGGCCGTACGGGCTGTCGATGACGGTGTGCTGCTTCGTCGGCATGTCCTTGAGGTCCTTATACGGGGAGGAAGTTGATCGGGTGGCTGTCCGTCGCCCACAGGTACTGGACGGCGTACGCCCGCCAGGGGCGCCACGCGGCTGCCCGGGCCGTGAGGGCCGCCGGGGTCGACGGGAGGCCCAGCTCCTGGGCGGCGCGCCGGATTCCGAGGTCGGTGGGGAGGAAGGCGTCGGGGTCACCGAGGGCGCGCATCGCGATGACGTCGACTGTCCAGGGGCCGAAGCCGGGGAGGGCCAGGAGCCGGGCCCGGGTCTCCTGCCAGTCGCTGTCCGGGCCCAGGCGTACCTTGCCGGCGGCGAGCTGACGCACCAGCGTCGTGAACGTCGTACGGCGGGTGCGGGGCATCGCCAGTGACTCCGGGTCCACGCAGGCCAGTGCCTCGGGGGACGGGAAGAGGTGGGTGAGGCCGCCCCCGGGGTCGTCGGCCCGCTCGCCGTGGGCGGTGACCAGGCGGGCCGCGTGGGTGCGGGCGGCGGCCGTGGAGACCTGCTGGCCGAGCACGGCCCGTACGGCGAACTCCGCCTCGTCGACCGTGCGCGGCACCCGGCGGCCGGGCGCCTTGTCGACCAGCGGAGCCAGGAGCGGATCCGTGCGCAACTGGTCGTCGATGGCGACCGGATCGGCGTCCAGGTCGAGCATCCGGCGGCACCGGCTGATCGCGACGGTCAGATCGCGCAGGTCGCTGAGGGTGAGGCGGCAGGCGATGTGGTCGGGCTGGGGGGTCAGGGCCACGATGCCGTGGCCGTACGGCAGCCTGAGCGTGCGCCGGTACGCGCCGTCCCGCCACTCCTCGACTCCCGGGACGGCGGTCGCCGCGAGGTGGCCGAAGAGGTTGTCGGGGTTGAGGGGGGCGCGGAACGGCAGGCGCAGGGTGAGTGCGCCAGTGGCGTTGCCCGGACTGCTGTGGGGCGCGCGGGCGCGCAGGTCGGTCGGGGCGAGGGCGAAGACCTCGCGCACGGTGTCGTTGAAGGTGCGGATGGAGGCGAAACCGGCCGCGAAGGCGATGTCGGCCATGGGCAGGGACGTCGTCTCGATCAGGAGGCGGGCCGCCTGGGCGCGCTGGGCGCGGGCCAGGGCGAGCGGGCCGGCGCCCAGTTCGGCGAGAAGCTGGCGTTCGATCTGCCGGGTGCTGTAACCGAGCCGGGCGGCGAGGCCGGGCACCCCCTCGCGGTCCACCACGCCGTCGGCGATCAGCCGCATCGCGCGGGCCACGAGGTCGGCGCGCTGGTTCCACTCCGGGGAGCCGGGGCTGGTGTCCGGGCGGCAGCGCTTGCACGCCCGGAACCCGGCCTGCTGGCAGGCGGCCGCGCTCGGGTGGAAACGCATGTTCTCCGGCTTGGGCGGGACCACCGGGCAGCTGGGCCGGCAGTAGATCCCGGTCGTCACGACCGCCGTGAAGAACCAGCCGTCGAAGCGGGCGTCCTTGGACTGGACGGCGCGCACGCAGCGCTCCGTGTCGATGTGCATCCCCTTCTGCATGCGTCCAGCATCGACCAGCGGGGGCGACGAGGCTGGCGAGAATCCGACATCAGCCTCGGCTGGGCTGGGAGCTGGCGGATTACCCGGGCCGAAGAACCCGGAGACACATGAAGAAGCATTCATGTGTTCAGGTACGATGAGTAAGATACCCGACATGGGTCATGGAGCCGTCACCACCGCGCAGGACGCCACCGAGCGCGTACGTCTGGACGCGGCCAACGTAGCCAAGGTGGCCACCACCCTCCAGGCCCTCTCCACCCCCTCCCGCCTGCTGATCCTGGCGCGGCTGCGGGAAGGTCCGCTGCCCGCCACGGAGTTGGCCGCCGAGGTGGGCATGGAGCAGTCCGCCTGCTCCCACCAGCTGCGGCTGCTGCGCAATCTGGGCCTGGTGGTGGGTGAGCGGCGCGGCCGGTCGGTCGTGTACGCGCTGCACGACCACCATGTCGCCGAGCTGCTCGACCAGGCCGTGTACCACGTGGAGCATCTGCGGCTGGGCATCAGCGACGCGGCCGAGTGAGCCGCGTCGGTCGAGTGAGCCGCGTCGGCCGACCTGGCCGCCTTACGACGCGGTCGGGGCGGGGGTCGGGCCCACACCCCGCAACTGATGGATCTTTCCGCCCAGTTGGGGCCGGAGCCGCTCCAGCACCTCCGGTTTCGCGCTGACCACCCAGCGGGTGCCGACGAGGTACTTGCCGCCGTAGACGGCGGCGGCGTCCAGCCAGGTCAGCTTGAACTTCTCCTGCGGGAACGTCGTGATGAGGTAGTCGCCCCGCTTCGTCCGGCAGACGCCTTCGCGCAGTTCGTCCGCCTCGGTCCGGATCTTGACCTCGCAGCCCGTCAGGTCGGCGATCACCTCGACCTTCGCCGGCGCCACGACGCCGACCGCGGTGGCGGAGACGTTCGTCGGGCTGCTCTTCGCGGCGGTGCCCTCGTCCTCACTCCCGCCGCACGCGGTGGCCAGGAGCAGAAGAACCAGACTGCCGGTCGCCGTCGCGGTACGGACGATGGTCGCGCTACGGCCGATGCTGCCTCGGTCGATTCATCGGTCGCTTCCTCGGTTGATTCCTCGCTGTGACTGCACGAAAAGTGGTACGGATCAACGCCGGGAGCCGTTCACCCCGTGTGTCCCGTGGTGTCGGTCGGCAGCCAGCGGGCGGCATAGGCCCGCAGTCCCTCCAGTTCGGCACCGCGTGCGACGTAACCGACGTGGCCGTCGGGCCGTACGAGCCCCTGGGCGACGCCCGGCCAGGGACCGCGGTCGTCGAGGCGGTGCACGGTGATCAGGTCGGCGCGGCCGGCCAGGACCGGGGCGAGCCGCTGGTCCGGCCAGAGGTGCGGCGGGCCGGTCAGGAGCAGGTGCCAGCCGGGGGCGGCGGTCCGGGCCTGGATGCCCCGGGGCAGGTCCGGCAGCCGGTCACCGGCTCGCGGGCCGTGGCGGGGCGGTCGTCCGCCCGTCGTGGAGGCCGGGCTGCGCCGGTAGTGGATGCCCAGTTCGGAGACGGTACGGAAGACCCACCGGCGGGGCGCCCTGGCACGCACCGCCAGGGGGGCGAGGTGCGGGACGAGCCGGGCACGGGCGAAGCGGAGGAGGGGATGAGGGCTGGTGCCGACGGTGAACGCGCGGTCGGTGAACCGTCGTACCTCGCGGCCGACGGGGGCGCGTTCGATGCCGTACGTCTGAAGCAGTTCCTCCGGTGCGGCGCCCCGGCACACGAGGGCGAGCTTCCAGCCCAGGTTGAGGGCGTCCTGGATGCCGGTGTTCATGCCCTGTGCCCCGGCCGGGCTGTGGATGTGGGCGGCGTCGCCGGCCAGGAAGCAGGGCCCGGACCGGTATCGGGCGGCACCGCGGTTGTGGAGCCGGAAGTCGGTCATCCAGACCGGATCCCGCAGCGTCAGCCCCTGAGCCCCGTACCGGTCGGCGATCTGTCGCAGGAGCGGCAGCGTCACCTCGCCGTCGGGGGCGTCGGGCGGCCGGATGGCCAGCATCCGCCAGGGTGCCGGTGAGCCGAGCGGGAAGAAGATCAGCATCCCGGCCCCGGTCATGTACGAGTGCACGGCGCCCGGCTCCAGCCCGTCGACGTCCAGGTCGGCGAGCAGGTACGTCTGCGGATAGGCGTAGCCCTCGAAGTCGATGCCCGCCTGGGCTCGCACGGTGCTGTGGGCGCCGTCGCAGCCGACGACGTAGCGCGCCACCACGTCTTCCTCCGTGCCGTCGCGGCCACGCAGTCGGCAGACGACGTGGGGATCCCGTCGGTCCAGCAGGAGCAGCTCGGTGCCGCGTTCGATCGGGACGCCGCGCGTGGCCAGGTGCTCACCGAGGACGTTCTCCGTCTCGGCCTGCGAGAGGAACAGCAGGAAGGGGTAGGGGGTGTCCGTGAGTCCGATGTCGAAGAGCGGTACCGACACCGTGCGCCGCTTCAGGTGCAGGCGCAGCCGCATCGCGGGGTTGCCGCGGGCCACCAGCCGCTCGGTCACGCCGAAGCCCGCCAGCGCCTCCAAGGTGCGGGGCTGGATGCCGAGTGCCCGGGACTCGCGCACCCGGTCCGGGGAACGGTCGACGAGGCGGAACGTGATCCCGTGGGCGCGCAACTGCGCGGCGAGCGCGAGCCCCGTCGGCCCGGCGCCGACCACCAGGACATCCAGCGGTGCCGTCATGGCTTCACGGTAGAGCTGATCCAGGTGCGCACGGCCTCGGAGGTGGTCCGGGCGTGCTCCTTGAGGAGGGCGCGGTGATCCCCGACGACATCGACGCGGTCGTGCGGCAGTGGCCAGGAGGTCTGCCAGTCGTCGGCGTCGGGTCCGGCCGCCATCTCCGGTGTGGGCCGCGCGGCGCGCACCAGCAGCGTCGGGGTGGTCACCGGTTCCGGAACCCAGTCGAGGAACATCCGCGTGTACGCGCCCATCGCGGCCACCGCTGTGTCCTCGTCCCCCGAGTACCGGCCCGTTCCCAGCAGGGGCGCGACCGTGGCCGGCAGGGCCGACAGCCAGTCCTTGTTCCGGTTCTCGTCGTTGATGAGGTAGGTGTCGAGGAGGACTTGGGCTCGTGGCGGAGCACCGTGTCCCTCCAGGTACCGGGTCACGCAATGGGCGACGGCACCGCCGCTGGACGCGCCGACGACGACGAAGGGCCGGTCTCCGACGTGGCGGAGTACGGTCTCGGCCTGCGTGCGGGCCAGCACCTCCCGGTCGGCCGGTACCGCGTCGCCTTCGCCCAGTCCCGGATGCGGGAGTTCGATGATCTCCGACTCGCCGTCGAAGAAGCGCTGGAATCGCGCGAACTCTCCGCCGGGGAAGTCGAGCGGGGGCTGGAGCCCGGGGAAGAAGACGAGCAGCGGGCCCGTGCTGCCGCTGGTCCGGCGCAGCGGCGGCAGGGCTCGGGCCCGGCTCTCGGAGGCGTCGAACGTCGGCACCGCCCAGGAGGCGCCGAGCAGCATGTGCATCGCCGGTACGACGTGGCCGGCCGCGCAGAGCTTCCGGTAGAGGGCGGCAAGGCTCTGCGTGGGGCGGTCGCGCCGCTCTGCGGCCGTTTCCGCTGCCGTTTCCGCTGCCGTTTCCGCTGCCGTTTCCGTTGCCGTTGCCGTTGCCGTTTCGGGCAGGTCGCCGAGCAGGTCGAGGAGGTGCCGGGTGAGGGACGGCGTCGTGGGGTGCTCGAACACGACGGCGGCGGGCAGCCGGAGCCCGCAGGCGGCGCCCACCAGGTTGCGGACCTGAACCGCCATCAGGGAGTCGAATCCCAGGTCGGTGAAGGCTCTTTCGGAGGGCAGCGCGTCGGCGTCGGGGTAGCCGAGGACATCGGCGATCGTCTGGCGGATGAGCCTGGAAAGGGTTCCCTCCCGTTCGTGGGCGGGCAGGTCGGCCAGCAGTGTGCGCCAGGCGTCGGGCTGCGCCCCGGCCTGGGCGCGTTGCCCGGAGGTGACGGTAGGCCGGCCGGTGGGTATCAGCTCCCGCAGCAGTGGCGGCAGGGGCGTGGGGGCGGACCGCAGGGCGGCTCGGTCCAGGAGGAAGGGTGCCAGTACCGGTTCCCCGTGCCGCAGGGCCGCGTCGAGGAGTGCCAGGCCCTGCTCGGGAGAGAGTGCGGGGAAACCGTCGTCGGCGACCTGGGGCCGTACGCTGCGGCGCAGTTGGGCGGCCATGCCGTCGGTGTGTTCCCACAGGCCCCACGCCAGCGACAGCGCGGGCAGCCCTTGCGCGGCACGGTGGCGGGCCAGGGCGTCCAGGAAGGAGTTCGCGGCGGCGTAGTTGCCTTGACCGGGGCGGCCCACCAGACCCGAGGCCGAGGAGAAGATCACAAATGCCGTGAGGTCCAGGTCCCGGGTCAGCTCGTGCAGGTTCCAGGCCGCGTCGGCCTTCGGCCGGAGCACGGTCGCCAGACGGCCGGGGGTCAGCCTCGCCAGGACACCGTCATCGAGTTCGCCGGCCGCATGGACCACGGCGGACAGCGGTGGCTCGCTGCTGTTGATCACGTCCGCCAGCGCGGCGCGGTCGGCCGCGTCGCAGGCGACGATCCTGACCTCGGCCCCCAACTCCTCCAGGGCGGCGCGCAGTTCCTGTGCGCCGGGCGCCGTCGGGCCCCGGCGCCCGGTGAGCAGCAGGTGCCGTACGCCGTGGGCGCGGACCAGGTGCCGGGCCAGTTCCGCGCCGAGGGCGCCGGTACCACCGGTGATCAGCACGGTGCCCTGCGCGCCGAATCCGCTGCCGCCGGTACCAGGGCCGGTTCTCACCAGCCTGGGCGCCGTTGTCCGGCCGGCCTGGATGGACAGCTGGGGCTCGCCGGTGGCCACGGCCGCGGGAAGCCGTTGGAGGGACTGCGGGTGCCCGTCCACGTCGACGAGGACGACCTGTCCGGGCATCTCCGACTGCGCCGTGCGCACCAGTCCCCAGACGGCGGCCCCGGCCATGTCGGGTACGGCCGCGGTGGCGTTCCGCGTCACGACCAGCAACCGTGCCCCCACAGAGGCGGGGTCGTCCTGCCAGTCCTGCAACGTCTTGAGCACCCTGGCCGTCAGGGCGTGTGTCGCGGACACGGGGTCGGGGTCCGCCGCGGCCCCTACGGCCGTGACCACCACGATGTCGGGGCCGGCCTCGGCGTCGCCAGCCGGGTCGACGAGGGCGGGTAGGTGTGCCGCGAGGTCCAGGTCGTCGGGGCCCAGAGTGGTCCAGCGCTGCCCGCCCTCGACGCTGTCGGGTGTCTCGACGGGCACCCGGCCGGGGCACAGCAGTGCACGCCGAACGACGTCCTCGGCGGGATCCCGCTGGGTGTCGGGGAGTTCTCGGGTGGTCAGGGAGCCGACCGAGGCCACCGGCCTGCCCGTCGGGTCGGTCATCGTCAACGAGACGCGGTCCGCGCCCACTTCGGTCAGCCTCACCCGTAGTGCCGTGGCCCCGTCGGCGTACAGGCGCACTCCGCTCCAGGCGAACGGCAGCCGCACGGGAGCCGGTTCCGAGCGGAAATCGGAGGATGCCGCCAGCAGGGCGGCGTGCACAGCGGCGTCCAGCAGCGCCGGATGGATCGCGAACCGAGCTGCCTGCGCGGCCTGTGCCTCCGGCAGTCGCACGTCGGCGAACAGTTCGGTGCCGCGGCGCCACATCGCCCGGACGCCCTGGAACGCCGGCCCGTAGGCGAAGCCGTCGTCCGCCGCCCTGTCGTAGCCGTCCGTGAGGTCCACTTCGACGGCGTCCGGGGGCGGCCACTCCGTCGGGCCGCTCTCGGAGAAGTCCTGTTCCTGCGCTGCCGGCACGCTCACCAGTGACCCGGTGACATGCCGGGTCCACGCTGTCCCGGAGTCGTCCGCAGCCGATTGCGCATCCCCGGGGCGGGAGTGGATGTCGAACGACCGTCGGCCCACGGCATCGGCTGCGCCGACCACGACCTGTACGCACACAGCCGCGCCCGCGGGCAGCGTGAGCGGTGCCAGGGCGACGAGGTCGTCCACCGCCCCGCACCCCACCTGGTCACCGGCGCGGACCGCCATCTCCACGAATGCCGTCGCGGGCACCAGATGCACGCCGGCGACGACGTGATCCGCGAGCCAGGGCTGGGTTTCGGCGGAGAGCAGCCCGGACAGCACCGTGTCCCCCGTGTCCGGCAAGGTGAATGCCGGGCCCAGCAGCGGATGGCCCTGGGCGCGGGTCACCGCGGTCGCGTGGACCGACGTGCTCGGGGCGTCCAGCCAGTACCTCCGGCGCTGGAAGGCGTACGTCGGCAGGTCCACGCGGCGCGCCCCGCTCCCGGCGAACACGGCGGACCAGTCGATGCCCACCCCGCGCACATGGAGCCGCGCCAAGGCGGACAGCAGGGTCTGAGCCTCGGGCTCGCCCGACCGGGCGCTCGCGGCGAGCACCGGCCGCGGGCGTCCGTCCGCCGGCAGGCAGTCCGCGGTCGCCGCGGTCAGGACAGGGTGCGGCCCCAACTCCATGAAGGCCGCGACATTCGCCTCGTGCAGCCAACGCACGGTGTCCGCGAACCGGACCGGCAGACGCGCGTGCCGCACCCAGTACTCCGCGGAGCACAGGTCCTCGCCCACGCCCGCCGCAACCGCGCTGACGACCGGGATTCGCGGTGGCCGGAACGTCAACCGCTCGGCGACGCGGCGGAACTCGTCGAGCATCGGCTCCATGAGCGGTGAGTGGAAGGCGTGGCTCACCCGCAGCCGCACAACTCGTCGTCCCTGCCCGGCGAACCGGTCGGCCACGGATCGCACGTCCTCGCCCGCCCCGGAGATGACGACGGAGCGCGGCCCGTTCACCGAGGCGATCGCGACCCGTCCCGCGAGCCCGGACTCCGCCAGGAGCGGCGCGACCTCGTCCTCCGCCGCGTGCAGCGCCACCATGCACCCGCCTTCCGGCAGTGCCCGCATCAGGCGGCCCCGGGCGGCGACGAGCTCCGCGGCGTCGGCGAGGTCCAGCACACCGGCGACATGCGCCGCCGCCAGCTCTCCGACCGAGTGTCCCGCGAGGTGGTCCGGCCGCACGCCCCAGGACTCCAGCAGGCGGAACAGGGCCACCTCGTAGGCGAACAGAGCGGTCTGGGTGAAGTCCGTACGGTCGAGCAGAGCGGCATGCGGCGAACCGGCTTGCGCGAACATCACCGTGCGCAACGGGTGTTCCAGATGGCGGTCCAGCGCCCGGCACACGTCGTCGAAGGCGGCGGCGAAGGCCGGGAACGCCGCGCACAGTTCCCTGCCCATGCCCACGCGCTGAGCGCCTTGGCCGGTGAAGAGGAACGCCGTACGGATGCCGGCGTCGTCCGCGACGCCCTGGAAGGTCGTGCCGCTGTGCTCGCCGCGGGCGAGGGCTCGCAGCCCCGCCAGTACGCCGTCGAGGTCACCGGCCGGCACCGCTGCCCGGTGCGTCAGCGCGGTCCTCGACACGGCCAGTGAGAAGCCGACGTCGGTCGGCGGCACGTCGGGCCGGGCCGTCACCCAGGCGGCCAGCCGATGCGCCTGGGCGCGCAGTGCGGCCTCGTCGGCTCCGGAGAGCAGCCAGGGCACCGCGGGCACGGCAGACGGCTCGGCCTCGGGCCGGGTGTGCTCGGCGTCGGGCCGGGTGTGCTCGGCGGTCGGCTCCGGGGCCTGCTCGATGATGACGTGCGCGTTGGTCCCGCCGATGCCGAACGCGGAGACACCGGCCCTGCGCGGGCGTCCGGTCTCCGGCCACGGGCGGGCGGACGTCAGCAGCTCCACTCGGCCCGAGGACCAGTCCACGTGCGGCGACGGCGCCTCGACGTGCAGGGTGCGCGGCAGGACGCCGTGCCGCATGGCCATCACCATCTTGATGACGCCGGCGACACCCGCGGCCGCCTGTGTGTGACCGAGGTTGGACTTGACCGACCCGAGCCACAGCGGCGGTTGATCCGGAGAGCGTCCCTGCCCGTAGGTGGCCAGCAGCGCTTGCGCCTCGATCGGGTCACCGAGTGTGGTGCCGGTGCCGTGCGCCTCGACCACGTCCACGTCGCTCGGCCGCAGTCCTGTGGTGTCCAGCGCCTGCTCGATCAGCCGCTGTTGGGCCGGGCCGCTGGGCGCGGTGAGGCCGTTGGAGGCGCCGTCGGAGTTGACGGCGCACCCGCGCAGCACCGCCAGGACGGGATGGCCGTTGCGCCGGGCGTCGGAGAGCCGCTCCAGGAGCACCATGCCGGCTCCCTCGCTCCATCCGGTGCCGTCCGCCGAAGAGGAGAACGACTTGCACCGGCCGTCGGGGGACAGACCTCGTTGCCGGCTGAACATCACGAAGGACTGCGCAGTCGCCATGACGGTGACGCCTCCGGCCAGGGCGAGCGAGCAGGTGCCCGAGCGCAGCGCTTCGACGGCCGAGTGCATCGAGACCAGCGAGGACGAGCACGCGGTGTCGACCGTGACGGCGGGCCCGCGCAGTCCGAACGTGTAGGAGATCCGGCCGGAGGCCACACTGCCGGCCGAGCCGATGCCCAGGTGGGCTTCCAGCTCGTGAGGGCCGTTGAACCGGCCGGCGTAGTCGTTGAACATCACGCCGACGAACACGCCCGTGTCGGTCCCGCGCAGCGACAGGGGGTCGATTCCGGCGCGTTCCAGTGCCTCCCAGGAGGTCTCCAGCAGCAACCGGTGCTGGGGGTCGGTGGCCAGGGCCTCGCGCGGCGAGATCCCGAACAGGCTCGTGTCGAACTCGGCGGCGCCGTGCAGGAAGCCGCCGTGGCGGGTGTAGGAGGTGCCGAGGCGGTCCGGATCGGGGTCGTGGAGGGCTTCCAGGTCCCATCCCCGGTCGACCGGGAAGCCGGAGATCGCGTCGCCTTCCCGCGACACCAGCTGCCAGAGATCCTCCGGCGACTGGACGTCGCCGGGGTAGCGGCAGCTCATCGCGACGATCGCCACCGGATCGTCGGCCGGGTCGCTCCCCGCACGCCGGTCGGCCGGGTCGGCGCGGAGGTGCGGTTGCTGTGGTTCCGGTGCGGTGAGCGTGGTCCACAAGTGCCGGGAGACCGCGGCGGGCGTGGGGTGGTCGAAGACCAGCGTGGCCGGAAGGCGCAGTCCGGTCAGCTCGCCCAGCCGCTCGACCAGCCTGGCAGCGCCCAGGGAGGTGAGCCCCAAGTCGGTGAACGCACGGTCGGCGTCCGGCCGTTCACCGGGTTCCGCCCCGCACAGTGCGGCCGTCTCGCTCAGGACCCTCTCCCGCAGGGCGTCCGGCGAGGCGGGCGGCTCGACCGCGGTCGGGGCGTCGAGGTCCGCACCGGACGGTGCGTCCGGTCGCGCCACGTCGAGGACGACGGCCGTACGGGCGACCTTGCCGGATGCGGTACGGGGCACAGCCGCGATCCGCTGAATCGCCACCGGGACCTTGTGCTCGGCGAGCAGGGCCCGGCAGTGGGCCAGCACCTGATCCATGTCGAGGTCTTGCGGACCGGGCACCACGCCGGCGACCGGAACCTCACCCAGGACAGGGTGCGCGGCGCCCGTCACGACGGCGTCGGCCACGCCCGGACAGCTCAGCAGCACGTCCTCGATCTCCGCGGGATGGATGTTCTCGCCACCCCGGATGATCACCTCGCTGACCCGGCCGGTGAGCGTGAGGCTTCGGTGTTCCGTCCAGCGGCCCATGTCGCCGGTGCGGTACCAGCCCTCCCTCATGGCCGCGGCCGTGGCCTCGGGCTGGTTGTGGTAGCCCGTCATGATCCCGGGGCTGCGGACCCACACTTCCCC
Above is a window of Streptomyces sp. DT2A-34 DNA encoding:
- a CDS encoding FAD-dependent monooxygenase, which encodes MTAPLDVLVVGAGPTGLALAAQLRAHGITFRLVDRSPDRVRESRALGIQPRTLEALAGFGVTERLVARGNPAMRLRLHLKRRTVSVPLFDIGLTDTPYPFLLFLSQAETENVLGEHLATRGVPIERGTELLLLDRRDPHVVCRLRGRDGTEEDVVARYVVGCDGAHSTVRAQAGIDFEGYAYPQTYLLADLDVDGLEPGAVHSYMTGAGMLIFFPLGSPAPWRMLAIRPPDAPDGEVTLPLLRQIADRYGAQGLTLRDPVWMTDFRLHNRGAARYRSGPCFLAGDAAHIHSPAGAQGMNTGIQDALNLGWKLALVCRGAAPEELLQTYGIERAPVGREVRRFTDRAFTVGTSPHPLLRFARARLVPHLAPLAVRARAPRRWVFRTVSELGIHYRRSPASTTGGRPPRHGPRAGDRLPDLPRGIQARTAAPGWHLLLTGPPHLWPDQRLAPVLAGRADLITVHRLDDRGPWPGVAQGLVRPDGHVGYVARGAELEGLRAYAARWLPTDTTGHTG
- a CDS encoding metalloregulator ArsR/SmtB family transcription factor, whose product is MGHGAVTTAQDATERVRLDAANVAKVATTLQALSTPSRLLILARLREGPLPATELAAEVGMEQSACSHQLRLLRNLGLVVGERRGRSVVYALHDHHVAELLDQAVYHVEHLRLGISDAAE
- a CDS encoding methylated-DNA--[protein]-cysteine S-methyltransferase, which encodes MPTKQHTVIDSPYGPLTLVAEDGVLSGLYMTEQRHRPPEETFGERDERPFGAAIDQLEAYFAGELKEFTLELRLNGTEFQRRVWDRLRHIPYGETRSYGQLADALGNPAASRAVGLANGRNPIGIIVPCHRVVGASGSLTGYGGGLDRKKRLLDFESGAALF
- a CDS encoding DNA-3-methyladenine glycosylase 2 family protein; its protein translation is MQKGMHIDTERCVRAVQSKDARFDGWFFTAVVTTGIYCRPSCPVVPPKPENMRFHPSAAACQQAGFRACKRCRPDTSPGSPEWNQRADLVARAMRLIADGVVDREGVPGLAARLGYSTRQIERQLLAELGAGPLALARAQRAQAARLLIETTSLPMADIAFAAGFASIRTFNDTVREVFALAPTDLRARAPHSSPGNATGALTLRLPFRAPLNPDNLFGHLAATAVPGVEEWRDGAYRRTLRLPYGHGIVALTPQPDHIACRLTLSDLRDLTVAISRCRRMLDLDADPVAIDDQLRTDPLLAPLVDKAPGRRVPRTVDEAEFAVRAVLGQQVSTAAARTHAARLVTAHGERADDPGGGLTHLFPSPEALACVDPESLAMPRTRRTTFTTLVRQLAAGKVRLGPDSDWQETRARLLALPGFGPWTVDVIAMRALGDPDAFLPTDLGIRRAAQELGLPSTPAALTARAAAWRPWRAYAVQYLWATDSHPINFLPV
- a CDS encoding VOC family protein, encoding MTSAIRHVTIDSADAYRLAGFWSQVLGLPVHEDDKPGDEDVLIEGAGLLFVTVPEPKTVKNRVHVDLQPQDRTRDEEVERLVAIGATLVDDRRTPDGRGWAVLADPEGNEFCVERGAAERAG